A window from Vulcanimicrobium alpinum encodes these proteins:
- the hslO gene encoding Hsp33 family molecular chaperone HslO: MDRIVTASAARGTVSLVAGITTHLVRDARERHDLAPTASAAVGRLLTAAALLGTSLKGRERLTLQIAGDGPLGKVTADAWSTGTHAVGARAYARNPSADVPLNGRGKFDVARVVGGGSLQVTKNYEVGHPYNGIVPLVSGEIGDDVAAYLANSEQIPSIVAVGVLADPRGIRAAGGVIAQVMPGADESTIATLERASQAMAPVTTQIVDGADPAALIDAVAGSLEVKLFDTYDVRFDCRCTREKVEIVLLGLGKDELAKLASEQPETEATCDFCGERYVLSADDVRALSARA, translated from the coding sequence ATGGACCGCATCGTCACCGCCTCCGCCGCGCGCGGCACCGTCTCCCTCGTGGCCGGGATCACTACGCACCTCGTTCGCGACGCACGCGAGCGTCACGACCTCGCGCCGACCGCCAGCGCCGCGGTCGGCCGCCTGCTCACGGCCGCTGCGCTCCTGGGCACGTCGCTCAAGGGGCGCGAACGCCTCACGTTGCAGATCGCCGGAGACGGCCCGCTCGGCAAGGTGACGGCCGATGCGTGGAGCACCGGCACGCATGCCGTCGGCGCGCGCGCCTACGCGCGCAATCCCTCCGCAGACGTCCCGCTCAACGGTCGCGGGAAATTCGACGTTGCGCGCGTCGTCGGCGGCGGCAGCCTGCAGGTGACGAAGAATTACGAAGTGGGACACCCGTACAACGGGATCGTTCCGCTCGTCTCCGGCGAGATCGGCGACGACGTCGCCGCCTATCTCGCGAATTCGGAGCAGATCCCGAGCATCGTCGCGGTCGGCGTCCTCGCCGATCCGCGCGGGATCCGCGCCGCCGGCGGCGTGATCGCGCAGGTGATGCCGGGCGCCGACGAGAGCACGATCGCGACGCTGGAACGCGCGTCCCAAGCGATGGCGCCGGTCACCACGCAGATCGTCGACGGTGCCGATCCGGCGGCGCTCATCGACGCCGTCGCCGGATCGCTCGAAGTCAAGCTGTTCGATACCTACGACGTCCGTTTCGATTGCCGCTGCACGCGCGAGAAAGTCGAGATCGTGCTGCTGGGGCTGGGGAAAGACGAACTCGCGAAGCTCGCGAGCGAGCAGCCCGAAACCGAAGCGACGTGCGACTTCTGCGGCGAACGCTACGTGCTCTCGGCCGACGACGTGCGCGCGCTCTCCGCGCGCGCCTGA
- a CDS encoding polysaccharide deacetylase family protein — MNAPRALAAVAILGAGFFALYELVERPESAAFAPVIAHGGAATNAVALTFDDGPTRGVTDALLGVLERERVPATFFVVGRAARRAPDLLARMVRDGDEIENHSETHAHLNAMLPARIDAELARTDAAIVAAGAPAPRYLRPPFGARNAVVIDAARRHGLQVVLWNAADDRDPAALAARVRPGAIVLLHDGDRGRGDAGELAYQAAEAPALIRALRARGVRMVTLASLLRGEGGR, encoded by the coding sequence GTGAACGCGCCGCGCGCGCTCGCCGCCGTCGCGATCCTAGGTGCAGGATTCTTCGCGCTCTACGAACTCGTCGAGCGGCCCGAGAGCGCCGCGTTCGCGCCGGTGATCGCGCACGGCGGCGCCGCGACGAATGCGGTCGCCCTGACCTTCGACGACGGTCCGACCCGCGGCGTCACCGACGCGCTGCTCGGCGTGCTCGAACGCGAACGCGTCCCCGCGACGTTCTTCGTCGTCGGGCGCGCCGCGCGCCGCGCGCCCGACCTGCTCGCGCGGATGGTGCGCGACGGCGACGAGATCGAAAACCACTCCGAGACCCACGCGCACCTCAACGCGATGCTCCCGGCACGGATCGACGCCGAGCTCGCGCGCACGGACGCCGCGATCGTCGCCGCCGGGGCGCCGGCGCCGCGTTATCTGCGTCCGCCGTTCGGCGCGCGCAACGCGGTCGTGATCGATGCGGCGCGCCGCCACGGTTTGCAGGTCGTCCTTTGGAACGCGGCCGACGACCGCGATCCCGCGGCGCTCGCGGCGCGGGTGCGGCCGGGCGCGATCGTGCTGCTGCACGACGGCGATCGCGGGCGCGGCGACGCGGGCGAGCTCGCGTACCAGGCCGCCGAGGCGCCCGCGCTCATCCGCGCGCTGCGCGCGCGCGGCGTGCGGATGGTGACGCTCGCATCGCTGCTGCGCGGCGAGGGCGGCCGCTGA
- a CDS encoding IS481 family transposase: protein MHPQARTTPLIRREIVALVQAGEAVAAVARRFKISRPTVYKWLARFAQAGESGLRDRRPVAIRFPTRVRKAVERQIDRLRRTRRLLGWQIAEALSMARSTVIKVLKRLNIARLRDLEPARFTQRYEYRRPGELVHIDIKKIARFERVGHRIHGDRTKCSRHVGYDVIFVAVDDASRRTETRVYTREDATSAADFLRRLAILYARRGVRIERVMTDNGKVFSSNAFESMMRSIGARHIFTPPYTPRWNGKAERFIQTMLREWAYAVAYRTSDERRDALPAWLRYYNEDRRHTAINYETPASRWAAARKRGA, encoded by the coding sequence ATGCACCCTCAGGCCCGCACGACGCCCCTTATCCGGCGGGAAATTGTCGCTTTGGTTCAGGCCGGTGAGGCCGTTGCCGCGGTGGCTCGGCGCTTCAAGATCAGCCGGCCGACGGTGTACAAGTGGCTTGCCCGCTTTGCGCAGGCCGGAGAGTCTGGTCTGCGCGATCGGCGACCCGTTGCAATTCGCTTTCCGACGCGCGTCCGAAAGGCGGTTGAACGGCAGATCGACCGGCTTCGCCGCACTCGCCGGCTACTCGGTTGGCAAATCGCCGAAGCACTGTCGATGGCGCGCTCGACGGTCATCAAGGTACTCAAGCGGCTCAACATCGCGCGTCTGCGCGACCTCGAGCCGGCCCGCTTTACGCAGCGTTATGAGTATCGCCGACCCGGCGAGCTCGTTCACATTGACATCAAGAAGATCGCACGATTTGAGCGCGTGGGGCACCGCATCCACGGCGATCGCACGAAGTGCTCCAGGCACGTCGGCTACGACGTCATCTTTGTCGCGGTCGACGATGCCAGCCGCCGGACTGAAACACGCGTATACACGCGGGAAGACGCGACCTCGGCCGCAGACTTCTTGCGGCGGCTCGCGATTCTTTACGCTCGTCGCGGCGTGCGAATCGAACGAGTCATGACTGACAACGGCAAAGTGTTCAGCTCGAACGCGTTCGAGTCAATGATGAGGTCGATCGGTGCGCGACACATTTTCACGCCGCCCTACACGCCGCGTTGGAACGGCAAAGCGGAGCGCTTCATCCAGACCATGCTGCGCGAGTGGGCGTACGCGGTCGCTTATCGCACCAGCGACGAGCGCCGAGACGCCCTCCCGGCGTGGCTCCGGTACTACAACGAGGACCGCCGGCACACGGCCATCAACTACGAGACCCCCGCCTCACGTTGGGCCGCGGCCCGTAAACGAGGCGCGTAG
- a CDS encoding phospholipid carrier-dependent glycosyltransferase — protein sequence MTAATARAVERQAFNVPLFSILGIGLVLRLLFIGSDGFHNDVAAFESWTVTLRDNPPWAFYAKSGFADYPPGYFVVLWVLAKCYAALSALGGNDAAHGYGLLKTMIKLPAITMDLVDAGVVYAIVRRYAAPQIALIGTALLAFNPAAIYVSSYWGQVDSISWGLVLIGVWCLLRAGDDPAKTTARIAWAWAALAFSVLIKPQGATIGLLFLAYPFATADAVVRAQRLRGTAAGIGAALALAVFAGLVFHPNADVLRWLFERYRFGSNVYPYTSVNAFNLYAVAHNFWQPDDAPLQLGSLSLGALSVWGVALVAGATMLVTGRYLQRRDDRALIEGALLCALAFFVLATRMHERYVYGAFLLTMPLVAFGRTGWIASITLTVTMYLNLAYSLAYQTVMEQHTQGVDATNLWGAGAHLLSLANVVLFFWLGYRYLGSAEQRAVPIPAAAPVPAGAEAGDAWLRRLVASGRAWFSPREGIASLTRTDWLAIAAFVAVAFAIAIVNYGWPPERIFDEIYFARAGEEYLRGINQFEWTHPPFTKLVIALSMLLFGGLHGLGNTAFGWRFLNIVIGAVEVGVVYAFAKRLTASTVFAALAALMLTFDGFHFVESRIATGEITISTLIVFSLYAFYRWWLASQVRVVTLRRATAAPRAWMTARFGLPLIATLVLGIPVAFGFSLLVNLTPAQHNAEIANGIGQATASWTNDNWAGNFSGPTQWIVAHLGSYEVAILYAMLGVYLVGRTIVPRFLARAGARAAYADGTVVTLTGGAPQVTMPPAAFDPPELQVRAAKSGALEYATPDGSATFSPDGVMTVDGERRSDPRAATTWLIVLLGGLGLLASSKWNGIYDFFVVVSVIVLVALQRFLPARALYGNPRGWSPDVAIALILFSAGAIYTLSYLPFFLLGHGFPDMYQLQWQMLWYHSHGVANATHPYESKWWQWPIMQAPISYYYKDFRTGVALQNGAACCVAEILALPNPLVFLLGLISVPYVAYLAWKERHKGYALLVVAYLMQWLPWTRAPRLLFEYHFFPNLALIVLCNAIAIQHVYRRIKESDRRWYLGGYAVAVVLLFAYFYPILAGVPVNYDLWFSRMWPDRLHIPHTSWIVPPH from the coding sequence ATGACCGCAGCGACCGCACGCGCCGTGGAACGGCAGGCCTTCAACGTCCCGCTGTTCTCGATCCTCGGAATCGGACTGGTCCTGCGGCTCCTCTTCATCGGCAGCGACGGCTTTCACAACGACGTCGCTGCGTTCGAGTCATGGACCGTCACCCTGCGCGACAACCCGCCGTGGGCGTTTTACGCGAAGTCGGGCTTCGCCGATTATCCGCCCGGCTATTTCGTGGTGCTGTGGGTGCTCGCGAAGTGCTACGCCGCGCTCTCGGCGCTCGGCGGCAACGATGCGGCGCACGGCTACGGCCTGCTCAAGACGATGATCAAGCTGCCGGCGATCACGATGGATCTCGTCGACGCCGGCGTCGTCTACGCGATCGTGCGGCGCTACGCCGCGCCGCAGATCGCGCTGATCGGGACGGCGCTGCTGGCGTTCAACCCGGCGGCGATCTACGTCTCGTCGTACTGGGGTCAAGTCGACTCGATCTCGTGGGGACTCGTCTTGATCGGCGTCTGGTGCCTGCTGCGCGCCGGCGACGACCCGGCGAAGACGACGGCACGGATCGCGTGGGCGTGGGCGGCGCTCGCATTCTCGGTGCTGATCAAACCGCAGGGCGCGACGATCGGCCTGCTGTTTCTCGCCTATCCCTTCGCCACCGCCGACGCCGTGGTGCGCGCGCAACGCCTGCGCGGAACGGCCGCGGGGATCGGAGCCGCGCTGGCCTTGGCCGTCTTCGCCGGACTGGTCTTCCATCCGAATGCGGACGTGCTGCGCTGGCTCTTCGAGCGCTACCGTTTCGGCAGCAACGTCTATCCGTACACGAGCGTCAACGCGTTCAACCTTTACGCGGTTGCGCACAACTTCTGGCAGCCCGACGACGCGCCGCTGCAGCTCGGCTCGCTGAGCCTCGGTGCGCTCTCGGTCTGGGGCGTCGCGCTCGTCGCCGGGGCGACGATGCTCGTCACGGGACGCTATCTTCAGCGGCGCGACGACCGCGCGCTGATCGAGGGCGCGCTGCTGTGCGCGCTTGCCTTCTTCGTCCTCGCGACGCGGATGCACGAACGCTACGTCTACGGCGCGTTTCTGCTCACGATGCCGCTGGTCGCCTTCGGCCGTACCGGCTGGATCGCGTCGATCACGCTCACCGTCACGATGTATCTCAACCTCGCGTACTCGCTGGCGTATCAGACCGTGATGGAGCAGCACACGCAGGGCGTCGACGCGACGAACCTGTGGGGCGCGGGCGCCCATCTTTTGTCGCTTGCGAACGTCGTGCTCTTCTTCTGGCTGGGCTATCGCTATCTCGGCAGCGCCGAGCAGCGCGCCGTACCGATCCCCGCCGCCGCGCCGGTGCCCGCCGGCGCCGAAGCCGGCGACGCTTGGCTGCGCCGGCTCGTCGCCTCGGGACGTGCCTGGTTCAGCCCGCGCGAGGGGATCGCGTCGTTGACGCGGACGGACTGGCTCGCAATCGCTGCGTTCGTCGCGGTCGCGTTCGCGATCGCGATCGTCAACTACGGCTGGCCGCCGGAGCGGATCTTCGATGAGATCTACTTCGCGCGCGCGGGCGAAGAGTATCTGCGCGGGATCAACCAGTTCGAGTGGACGCATCCGCCGTTCACCAAACTCGTCATCGCGCTCTCGATGCTGCTCTTCGGCGGCCTGCACGGCCTGGGAAACACCGCATTCGGCTGGCGTTTCCTCAACATCGTGATCGGTGCCGTCGAAGTCGGCGTCGTCTACGCGTTCGCGAAACGCCTGACGGCGTCGACGGTCTTCGCCGCGCTCGCCGCGCTGATGCTGACGTTCGACGGTTTCCACTTCGTCGAGTCGCGGATCGCGACCGGCGAGATCACGATCTCGACGCTGATCGTTTTCTCGCTCTACGCGTTCTACCGCTGGTGGCTGGCATCGCAGGTGCGCGTCGTGACGTTGCGCCGCGCGACGGCGGCGCCGCGGGCGTGGATGACCGCGCGGTTCGGTCTCCCGCTGATCGCAACGCTCGTCCTGGGGATCCCGGTCGCCTTCGGTTTCTCGCTGCTGGTGAATCTTACGCCGGCGCAACACAATGCGGAGATCGCCAACGGGATCGGCCAGGCGACCGCATCGTGGACGAACGACAACTGGGCCGGCAACTTTTCCGGCCCCACGCAGTGGATCGTCGCGCACCTCGGCTCCTACGAGGTCGCAATCCTCTACGCGATGCTCGGCGTCTACCTCGTCGGGCGCACGATCGTCCCGCGCTTCCTCGCCCGCGCCGGCGCGCGCGCGGCGTACGCCGACGGTACCGTCGTGACGCTGACTGGCGGCGCGCCGCAGGTGACGATGCCGCCCGCGGCCTTCGATCCGCCCGAACTCCAGGTGCGCGCGGCGAAGAGCGGCGCGCTCGAGTACGCGACGCCCGACGGCAGCGCGACGTTCTCACCCGACGGCGTGATGACCGTCGACGGCGAGCGCCGCAGCGATCCGCGCGCGGCGACGACGTGGCTCATCGTCCTGCTCGGCGGGCTCGGCTTGCTCGCCTCGAGCAAATGGAACGGGATCTACGACTTCTTCGTCGTCGTCTCGGTAATCGTGCTGGTCGCGCTGCAGCGCTTTCTGCCGGCGCGCGCGCTCTACGGCAACCCGCGCGGCTGGAGTCCAGACGTCGCGATCGCGCTGATCCTCTTCAGCGCAGGCGCGATCTACACGCTCTCCTATCTGCCGTTCTTCCTGCTCGGTCACGGCTTCCCCGACATGTACCAACTGCAATGGCAGATGCTGTGGTACCACTCGCACGGCGTCGCCAACGCGACGCATCCGTACGAGTCGAAATGGTGGCAGTGGCCGATCATGCAGGCGCCGATCTCTTACTATTATAAGGATTTCCGCACCGGCGTCGCGCTGCAGAACGGCGCCGCCTGCTGCGTCGCCGAGATCCTCGCGCTGCCGAACCCGCTGGTCTTCCTGCTCGGGTTGATCTCGGTTCCCTACGTCGCGTATCTCGCGTGGAAAGAGCGCCACAAAGGCTACGCGCTGCTGGTCGTTGCGTACCTCATGCAATGGCTGCCGTGGACGCGCGCGCCGCGCCTGCTCTTCGAGTACCACTTCTTCCCGAACTTGGCGCTGATCGTGCTCTGCAACGCGATCGCGATCCAGCACGTGTACCGCCGCATCAAAGAATCAGACCGCCGCTGGTACCTCGGCGGCTACGCGGTCGCGGTCGTCCTGCTCTTCGCGTATTTCTATCCGATTCTCGCCGGCGTTCCCGTCAACTACGACCTCTGGTTCAGCCGCATGTGGCCCGACCGGCTCCACATCCCGCACACCAGCTGGATCGTCCCGCCCCACTAG
- a CDS encoding LLM class flavin-dependent oxidoreductase → MIPLSILDLAPIVEGADAAQALWNSRDLAQHAERLGYHRFWLAEHHNMTGIASAATSVVIAYVAGGTSTIRVGSGGVMLPNHAPLVIAEQFGTLEALFPGRIDLGLGRAPGTDPRTSRALRRDNLGAENFADDVLELQGYLADVEPGQAVRAVPGAGSHVPIWLLGSSLYSARLAAALGLPFAFASHFAPAYLGAALDVYRREFQPSATLERPYAMAVLNVIAAQTDAEAERLFTSLQQRFVALRRYGKGGPLPPPRDPASMQWEPGDRAILDEALACSAVGSAETVREGMRRFVEVTGIDELMVTAQVYDHSARLRSFAIAAEARLGLRLDGLSVTGTRSP, encoded by the coding sequence ATGATTCCGCTCTCGATTCTTGACCTCGCTCCGATCGTCGAGGGTGCCGATGCAGCGCAGGCACTCTGGAACTCGCGCGACCTCGCGCAGCACGCCGAGCGGCTGGGCTATCATCGCTTCTGGCTGGCGGAACATCACAACATGACCGGCATCGCGAGCGCCGCCACGTCGGTCGTCATCGCGTACGTCGCGGGCGGGACCTCGACGATCCGCGTCGGCTCCGGCGGCGTGATGCTGCCCAACCACGCGCCGCTCGTGATCGCCGAGCAGTTCGGGACGCTGGAAGCGCTCTTCCCGGGGCGGATCGATCTGGGACTGGGGCGCGCGCCCGGAACCGACCCGCGCACGTCACGCGCGCTGCGCCGCGACAATCTCGGCGCGGAAAACTTCGCCGACGACGTGCTGGAGCTGCAGGGATACTTGGCGGACGTCGAGCCCGGGCAGGCCGTGCGTGCGGTGCCGGGAGCAGGCTCGCACGTGCCGATCTGGCTGTTGGGCTCGAGTCTGTACAGCGCGCGGCTCGCGGCGGCGCTCGGGCTGCCGTTCGCGTTCGCGTCGCACTTCGCGCCGGCGTATCTCGGCGCGGCGCTCGACGTGTATCGGCGTGAGTTCCAGCCGTCCGCGACGCTGGAGCGGCCGTATGCGATGGCGGTGCTGAACGTGATCGCGGCCCAGACCGATGCCGAGGCGGAGCGGCTGTTCACGTCGCTGCAGCAGCGGTTCGTCGCACTTCGACGCTACGGGAAGGGCGGTCCGCTGCCGCCGCCCCGCGATCCCGCGTCGATGCAGTGGGAGCCGGGCGATCGCGCAATTCTCGACGAGGCGCTGGCGTGTTCCGCGGTCGGATCGGCGGAGACGGTGCGCGAGGGGATGCGGCGGTTCGTCGAGGTGACCGGGATCGATGAGCTGATGGTGACCGCGCAGGTGTACGACCATAGCGCGCGGCTGCGTTCCTTTGCGATCGCGGCGGAAGCGCGGTTGGGGCTGCGCCTCGACGGGCTCAGCGTGACGGGGACGCGCTCACCGTGA
- a CDS encoding GNAT family N-acetyltransferase, whose protein sequence is MRAVRTGRVVLVPVGPNNARDLWEVLNAPDLRKFQDIPRVPAEEFERQVRSRPRQLRPNATGRFEWLLRAGDPERPIGWISLRVNDRTPRVGEVGYSLVYEARGHGYASEALQAVIDEAFATAELDEIQACIVPENGASRRVLDRNGFREERLLKSGAVIRGRHVDVLLFSVTRASWDRARREHAERSATRSAR, encoded by the coding sequence ATGAGAGCGGTGCGCACGGGGCGTGTCGTGCTGGTCCCCGTCGGCCCGAACAACGCCCGCGACCTGTGGGAAGTGCTCAACGCCCCCGACCTGCGCAAGTTCCAGGACATCCCGCGCGTGCCGGCCGAGGAGTTCGAACGCCAGGTCCGCTCGCGGCCGCGGCAGCTACGTCCCAACGCGACCGGACGCTTCGAGTGGCTGTTGCGCGCCGGCGATCCGGAACGTCCGATCGGCTGGATCTCGCTGCGGGTAAACGACCGCACCCCGCGCGTCGGCGAAGTCGGCTACAGCCTCGTCTACGAGGCGCGCGGGCACGGCTACGCGAGCGAAGCCCTGCAGGCGGTGATCGACGAAGCGTTCGCGACCGCCGAGCTCGACGAGATCCAAGCCTGCATCGTTCCCGAGAACGGCGCCTCGCGCCGCGTCCTCGACCGCAACGGCTTTCGCGAAGAGCGGCTGCTCAAGAGCGGCGCGGTGATCCGCGGCCGGCACGTCGACGTGCTGCTGTTCTCGGTGACGCGCGCGAGCTGGGATCGCGCGCGCCGCGAACATGCCGAGCGTTCGGCGACCCGCTCAGCGCGCTGA
- a CDS encoding DoxX family protein, protein MTRVLAPGLLFIAAGLLHFARPQMYERIVPAWVGHAHEVVVLSGAAEFAGGVGLLIPATRVPAAWGLVVLLLAVWPANVQMALDAERYAKLAPAWALWARVPLQVPLIAWVLWAVRG, encoded by the coding sequence ATGACGCGCGTCCTCGCCCCCGGACTGCTGTTCATCGCCGCTGGGCTGCTGCACTTCGCCCGTCCGCAGATGTACGAGCGGATCGTCCCCGCTTGGGTCGGTCACGCGCACGAGGTGGTTGTCCTCAGCGGCGCGGCGGAGTTCGCCGGCGGCGTCGGTCTGCTGATTCCGGCAACCCGCGTCCCGGCGGCTTGGGGACTGGTCGTGCTCCTCCTCGCCGTGTGGCCAGCGAACGTGCAGATGGCCCTCGACGCCGAGCGCTACGCGAAGCTCGCCCCCGCTTGGGCGTTGTGGGCGCGCGTTCCGCTGCAAGTGCCGCTGATCGCGTGGGTGCTCTGGGCGGTGCGCGGCTAG
- a CDS encoding HU family DNA-binding protein, with amino-acid sequence MTKADIVDSLANEHELSKRQAGEIVDLILDEITAALKSGDKVQLIPFGSFVVRERKARTGRNPQTGETLKIAARRVPAFAPGKGLKDAIGGPKRGAKKAAGKKK; translated from the coding sequence GTGACCAAAGCCGATATCGTCGACTCCCTGGCCAACGAGCACGAGCTCTCGAAGCGGCAGGCCGGAGAAATCGTCGACCTGATCCTCGATGAGATCACCGCGGCGCTCAAATCGGGCGACAAAGTGCAACTGATCCCGTTCGGCAGCTTCGTGGTGCGCGAACGCAAAGCGCGCACCGGCCGCAATCCGCAAACCGGCGAAACGCTCAAGATCGCGGCGCGCCGCGTCCCCGCCTTCGCTCCCGGCAAGGGCCTCAAAGATGCGATCGGCGGACCCAAGCGCGGTGCAAAGAAAGCCGCAGGCAAGAAGAAGTAA
- a CDS encoding ribonuclease HI family protein: MCIQEAVKATLFADGGSRGNPGPAASGAVLFDEHGAVVETIGTYLGIATNNVAEWTALLEGLKAALTRGVDDIAIRMDSELVVKQLSGAYRVKHPGLIPLHAEAKTLLRKFAHVDVRHVPRKANAAADAVVNQVLDAQRDTSPSR, translated from the coding sequence GTGTGCATACAGGAGGCCGTGAAAGCGACGTTGTTTGCCGACGGGGGCTCGCGGGGAAACCCCGGTCCCGCCGCCTCCGGAGCGGTGCTCTTCGACGAGCACGGCGCGGTGGTCGAGACGATCGGCACCTACCTCGGGATCGCGACGAACAACGTTGCCGAGTGGACGGCCCTTCTCGAAGGACTCAAGGCGGCGCTCACACGTGGCGTCGACGACATCGCGATCCGGATGGACAGCGAACTGGTCGTCAAGCAGCTCTCCGGAGCGTACCGTGTCAAGCATCCCGGCTTGATCCCGCTGCACGCGGAAGCGAAGACGCTGCTGCGCAAGTTCGCGCACGTCGACGTGCGGCACGTCCCGCGCAAGGCGAACGCGGCCGCCGACGCGGTGGTGAACCAGGTGCTCGACGCGCAGCGTGACACCTCGCCGTCCCGCTGA
- a CDS encoding DUF3465 domain-containing protein, with protein sequence MLTLPRFFHGKHSRYEHEQFDCRDARGATFRVIDNVTIGPRIPVRPGDHVTVKGELVHDRGAPPIVHFTHHDPWKTHEDGFVRLDGRTYA encoded by the coding sequence GTGCTCACGCTGCCCCGCTTCTTTCACGGAAAGCACTCGCGCTACGAGCACGAACAGTTCGACTGCCGCGACGCGCGCGGCGCGACGTTCCGCGTGATCGACAACGTGACGATCGGGCCGCGCATCCCGGTCCGTCCCGGCGACCACGTGACGGTCAAGGGCGAACTGGTGCACGATCGCGGTGCGCCGCCGATCGTGCACTTCACGCATCACGACCCGTGGAAGACCCACGAGGACGGCTTCGTGCGGCTCGATGGACGCACGTACGCGTGA
- a CDS encoding flavin monoamine oxidase family protein has protein sequence MNEAAADVAVIGAGAAGLAAAHILCREGLRVEVLEARERIGGRLLPVGDPVLPVAVDLGGEFIHGSAPETFALLREAGTVAVDTVPSALAFVDGELRERDDPFDRTAHVLARAAMLREDVPVATFARDLDADIRRDLLMMVRGFDAADPARASTLALAAEWSDDVNGQTARQFRPLGGYACVLRAMHDRLDPACVRVRLGAPVRSIARDAGGVTVALNGSGGEAALRVRAAVVTVPIGVLQSGGLQFQPPLPAATQDALGRLVMGPVVKLALRFRTAFWERSGDGRARDIAFFQRAGAHFPTFWTLLPLRAPILIAWAGGPDADALAAYDAGARVRLALDDLRTLFGPGCDPHGELEAAYQHDWQSDPYARGAYSYLASGGMGARETLARPIDATLFFAGEATAEASEAGTVAGALRSGERAAREAIAALRIRRAS, from the coding sequence ATGAACGAAGCAGCGGCCGACGTCGCCGTAATCGGAGCGGGCGCCGCCGGACTCGCCGCCGCGCACATCTTGTGCCGGGAAGGACTGCGGGTCGAAGTACTGGAGGCGCGCGAGCGAATCGGCGGTCGCCTGCTTCCCGTCGGCGATCCCGTCTTGCCGGTCGCCGTCGATCTGGGCGGCGAGTTCATCCACGGCAGCGCGCCCGAGACGTTCGCCCTCCTGCGCGAAGCCGGAACGGTCGCCGTCGACACCGTGCCGTCGGCACTCGCGTTCGTCGACGGCGAACTGCGCGAGCGCGACGATCCGTTCGACCGCACCGCGCACGTCCTCGCACGCGCGGCGATGCTGCGCGAGGACGTTCCGGTCGCGACGTTCGCGCGCGACCTCGACGCCGACATCCGGCGCGACCTGCTAATGATGGTGCGCGGGTTCGATGCCGCCGATCCGGCGCGCGCAAGCACGCTCGCGCTCGCCGCGGAGTGGAGCGACGACGTGAACGGGCAGACCGCGCGTCAATTCCGCCCGCTCGGCGGCTACGCGTGCGTCCTGCGCGCGATGCACGATCGGCTCGATCCGGCGTGCGTGCGCGTGCGTCTGGGCGCGCCCGTGCGCTCGATCGCGCGTGATGCCGGCGGCGTGACGGTCGCGCTGAACGGATCGGGCGGCGAGGCGGCCCTGCGCGTGCGCGCGGCGGTCGTCACCGTTCCGATCGGCGTCCTGCAGTCCGGCGGCCTGCAGTTCCAACCGCCGCTCCCCGCCGCGACGCAGGACGCGCTTGGACGGCTGGTCATGGGGCCGGTCGTGAAGCTCGCGCTGCGTTTCCGGACCGCGTTCTGGGAACGCTCCGGCGACGGCCGCGCGCGCGACATCGCGTTCTTTCAGCGCGCGGGCGCACACTTTCCGACGTTCTGGACGCTGCTCCCGTTGCGCGCGCCGATCCTGATCGCGTGGGCCGGCGGCCCCGACGCCGACGCGCTGGCCGCGTACGACGCCGGCGCGCGCGTGCGCCTCGCGCTCGACGACCTGCGCACGCTCTTCGGTCCCGGCTGCGACCCGCACGGCGAACTCGAGGCGGCCTATCAGCACGACTGGCAGTCCGATCCGTACGCGCGCGGCGCGTACAGCTATCTCGCGAGCGGCGGGATGGGCGCGCGCGAAACGTTGGCGCGGCCGATCGACGCGACGCTCTTCTTTGCGGGCGAAGCGACGGCCGAAGCGAGCGAAGCCGGAACGGTCGCCGGCGCTCTGCGCAGCGGCGAACGTGCGGCACGCGAGGCGATCGCCGCGCTGCGGATCCGGCGCGCCTCCTAG